The Pyrus communis chromosome 5, drPyrComm1.1, whole genome shotgun sequence region AGTAGCTGTTGGACTGACCTTGATACCGGAAAGTTTGATCGGCGATCGGCCGATCGCTGTAAATTTTTGCTGGTCAGAAAATGTAGTAGAATTGAGTGACAATTCTCTAATTATTTTGAGTTAACGTAGCTCTTATTGAATTATTTTGGTTGACTATTCTATTAGTACTTAAACTGAAAATATGAtattttaaccttttttttttttggacaaaaaaaggGACACCTCGTGCTTTAAGTGCAAAAGTTCAGTCTTCCGCTTCACTCTTCTGCGTTCACAGTTCACAGCAGCATATTCAAATCCTTCCTTTTCAGTCTTCACAGCAGCATATCCAAATCCTTCCTCAAAGGTTCATTCTTTTCCAATTCAATTCTTTTTTGCGCAAATGGGTTTTTTGGGTATTTGAATTTTGTGTTTCATGTACGATTTCGGGTTgaaagatttgattttttttgttcatttggggATTTACAATTGCTTGATTGATCGGTTAATATTGAAACCCTAGGCGTCTGATGCTTTGCTGTTGAACAACGGAATTAGGAGTGGGCCGCTGGCAAAGTTTTATTGTCTTCCTCCACCTATGTCCAGGTGTTTGATAGTCGTCCTCCATCTGTCTCTCGTACTGCTTTTTGCTAGTCTTTATACACACTCCATGTGTTTGATTTAATGCCTCAATGAATTATCTGACGAATCAGTCCCCAGGGGCAATGTGAATCAGAATGAGAATGAAATGGTGGTAATTCTGATTATACCATTGTTGATGTTGAGGTAGCAAACGAGGAAAGTAAGGGTAATAGAGATGAAGGGGAGGTAGCAAAATGTTCAGTACAAAGGTATTAAACTTGGTCTAGGGGATATCTTTTTCTACAGTGTTCTTGTGCGCAGAGCTGCAACGTATGACCTTATGACTATGTATGCCTGTTATCTTGCCATTATTTGGGGGCTCAGAGTGGACTCTTATTTTTTGGTCAGTGTACCATCGAGCTTTGCCAGCTTTGCCCATATCTATCATCTTGGGTGTCATGTTTTACTTCTCTACTCGGTTATTAATGGAGCCTTTTGTTATTGGGACAGCTACAACTTGTTGATATTTTGATAGTCCATTTGTTTTTGGTAAGAGAGATTATTTATTTAAGAGGAAGCTGACGTCCTAGGTATTTTCTGTTGCTACTGAATTCTCTATCAAATGGGTTTCCAAATTATAAGTTCATCGATAATGTCTATTGGTTTGTAATGGTGGATCAGAGTATATAAAAAGGATTTggttgtctaattttttttttgggatctTTTATCCTTCTAAATTCCGCCCCTCCCCTCGATAATTCCTGGCTTCACGACTGCTTTACACTGCAACTGAATCGCGAATCCTTCCCCTTCATTGGCTTCACAGTGCGAATCCTTCCCCTCCGCTTCAGCCAGGCTTCCAATTTCATGCTTTAATTCAAAtggtctctctttctttttatttttgtaattgaGTATGTTTAGGTCATTGGTTGAAGAATGTGATATTTTACCCTCCTTGCTTTGTTGAGTTTTGTAGTTTAagaatgttttgtttgaattttttacaggTACTTGCTCTGTCTCAACATCCTCTCTCTCCACTGCTTGTTTGGTGCCTATGAAGCTTGTTAGTTTTTTCTCAATACTTACATACATATGCACTcttcatatataaatgttaaAGCTTGAATCTTGGGATTATTATTTATGGGTATTAGTATTTATGTTCCTTTGTGCAGACATGTTTGAGCAAAGGTGGTGGTTACCATCTCCCACCCTGCCACATACTCAATATATGTGGTTATACCATTTTATTGGATTGCCCATTGGACCTTTCTGCTCTTACAATCTTCTCCCCTATTCCTTCTAGTTCAAAAGCTAGTCACTTGGATAAAGAGAGTCCCAATTCCCTAAACTGTAGTGATTTGTTAGATTTGGAGGAGCCCTTGTTTCGGAAGAGACAAAAAGTCGAAAAGTCCCTGGATGCTGATGATTTGATTTGCGCAGTTCCCTGGTACAAAACTGTCAACAACTTACACCTATGGAATGCCTCTTTTATTGATGCGGTATTGATATCAAGTCCGATGGGTATGCTAGGATTACCATTTATTACTCAGATGAAGGGATTTTCTGCTAAGgtataatgtgatttaaatttaatataagatAATCTAATTTCCTACTGTCATTTTGGTGTTTAAGGAATTTGTTTATAACTTCAATTTGTAAGTATTTTCATGGAGTTGGATCTGATTTCTTAGCTTTGTTGTTTCTTAAAATGTGTCAGATATATGTGACTGAAGCAACAGCAAGACTTGGGCAACTTATGATGGAGGATCTTGTTTCAATGCATATGGAAATCAGGCAGTTGTTTGGACCTGAGGAGTCATCTTTTCCTCAGtggatgaagtgggaagtgctTAAGCTTCTTCCTTCTTCGTTGAGACAGCTGGTATTAGGCAAAGATGGGGGTGAGCTGGGTGGTTGGATGCCCTTGTACAGGTACTTAATACTGCATCCAAATGGTTAATGTTGATTGTTTCAAAGTTAAATTTTCTTGGTTGAATATGCCAACTGCCTATCTGTGCTGTTGTACATATACATGTTTTAAGTCAGTCTATATAACCTCGCTGTAATTTTGTGTTCTGGAATTGTAAACAATCATCAGCATCTCTATTGGAAGGTGATGGAGAAGAAGCTAATTTCTTTGACGATTTCCCAACTAaatttatgaaatatttttAGGATGTAGGTTGGGGAAATATTATCTTGTCTGACAATTTGACATTTTATGTTACTAGACTTTGGTCTGAACCATTTATCAGATGGTGTATCGTTCTTTGGAATCATGTGTTCAAGTTGACAATTTTAATTTAACAGTCTGACAAGATCATTACCCCTCATATTGATATACTTGGTTGTCTGTTACCCCTCAAATTATCTGGAATTTCTGTGTAGCAAGATTCTATGTGTAAGAATGTAATGAAGAGTTCTTCTCAGTGCAGCTGATGTGAAGGACTGCATGCAGAAGTTTCTAAGAGTTAAATATGCAGAGGAAACTTGCTACAACAGCACATTGATATTAAAGGCATTCAGTTCGGGATTAGAAATAGGCTCTTGTAATTGGACGATAAAGAGTCCCAAGGGGAGTGTTGGATTTATTTCAAGTTCCATCTTTGATTCTGCTCATGCAATGAATTTTGATTACCATGCTCTTCAAGGGAATGATACGATGATATATTCAGATTTCTCATTCTTGGATGCTGCGGAACATGTTGAGAGTGACTTCGATAATGCAAGTGATTGTCAAGAGTTAGCCATGTCTTTACTTAATATTGATGACAGTTTGGAGGAAAGGGACAAGCTAACTTTTATATGCTCCTGTGTAATTGACTCTGTAAAAGCTGGAGGCTCAGTCCTTATTCCTATTAGTCGACTTGGGATTGTTCTGCAGCTGTTGGAACAGATATCATCTTCATTagatgttttgaatttgaagGTAACTTTTTTGTCTTTTACAAGCTTCCTTGCCAAATCCACATATATTAAAAACTGAGATTTGGTGTGTTAGCTCTTCAGTTTTCAAAAGACATTAGTTTCGGAGCTACACTCCATGTCTAAAACTTATTCCTACGCAAATTGGGTGTCATCATATGGtttttgttttacttcttgTACATGTATTGCTGTCATTCTATGCATCTATCACATGGATAGTTTGCATGCTCTGTGCTAGTGTGGTTTATGTGAATAGAAACAAACTTGGAGACTAGATTTCAACACGTGTGACTTGATTGTTTCTGTGTGCAATTTATTGCTTGATTATTTTTGCTTGCCCAAGTTCTTGATTCAAGAGTTTGATACTGGTGGGTATTTTGTATATCTGTAATCATAAACTGGAACCATTGCAAAGTAGGGATGACTTTACACTTTGCTGACTTGCATTACTGCTTTAAGTACTATCAGCAGTATCAAAGTTAATTGCTTTGTGTCAAAGATGTATAATTAACAGGGTTCTTTAAAAGTGAAATAGAGATATGAAGAATACTTTCAATCATACTGAGACATAATACTTCATACTGAGATGTGACAAAATGCTACATTGATA contains the following coding sequences:
- the LOC137735018 gene encoding uncharacterized protein, whose product is MKLTCLSKGGGYHLPPCHILNICGYTILLDCPLDLSALTIFSPIPSSSKASHLDKESPNSLNCSDLLDLEEPLFRKRQKVEKSLDADDLICAVPWYKTVNNLHLWNASFIDAVLISSPMGMLGLPFITQMKGFSAKIYVTEATARLGQLMMEDLVSMHMEIRQLFGPEESSFPQWMKWEVLKLLPSSLRQLVLGKDGGELGGWMPLYSAADVKDCMQKFLRVKYAEETCYNSTLILKAFSSGLEIGSCNWTIKSPKGSVGFISSSIFDSAHAMNFDYHALQGNDTMIYSDFSFLDAAEHVESDFDNASDCQELAMSLLNIDDSLEERDKLTFICSCVIDSVKAGGSVLIPISRLGIVLQLLEQISSSLDVLNLKVPIYIISSVAEELLAFTNIVPEWLCKQRQEKLFCGEPLFAHVMLINEKKLHAFPTVHSPKLLMNWQEPCIVFSPHWNLRLGPAVHLLRRWCGDQNSLLILESGPDVELALLPFKPMEMKVLQCSFLSGIRLQKVEALLKILEPKVVLLPEDLKPNSSSITNSFSTFHYRVNETLCIPSLKDNSELEIATDLATQFKWRNLKQGNMKMTRLNGEFFVDHGRQRLLSGNLESSESRPLVHWGSPSLEKLLMVLSTRGIKATLGEAPSGSESESASLVHVHHPNQALVEVRETITVISTADESLASIIFEAICSVLDGI